GTAAGTGGTTTGGGATGGTTGTTGAGCGGAAACAGAGGCACCATTCACATATCTTGCACTGTCACTTGGGGTTAATGCTGCGATGGCTGCTGGAAGAGTCTTACCTGCTGTTGCGCTCTCGAAGCGGTAAGCTGCTTGGTACTTGTTGGCTTCAAAGGCCCATGTACCTACAAACTCCACATTTGCCTTGTTCACGACTGCATTGGCTGCGTCGTAACCCTTGAAGGTCCAGATGCCGTCGTTCACTGCGTCGGTGTAAGTGGTTTGAGATGGTTGCTGAGCGGAAACAGAGGCACCATTCACATAAGTTGCACTGTCACTTGGAGCCAATGCTGCAATGGCTGCTGGAAGTGCTTTTCCTGCTGTCTCACTCTCGAAGCGGTAAGTAGCTTGATACTTGTTAGCTTCAAAGGACCATTTTCCTACAAACTCCACATTTGCCTTGTTCACGACTGCATTGGCTGCGTCGTAACCCTTGAAGGTCCAAGTGCCGTCGTTCACTGCGTCGGTGTAAGTGGTTTGAGATGGTTGCTGAGCGGAAACAGAGGCACCATTCACATAAGTTGCACTGTCACTTGGAGTCAAGGCTGCGATGGCTGCTGGAAGAGCTTGACCTGCTGTCTCACTCTCGAAGCGGTAACTTGCTTGATACTTGTTAGCTTCAAAGGCCCATTTTCCTACAAACTCTACATTTGCCTTGTTGACCACAGCGCTAGCTGCGTCGTAACCCTTGAAGGTCCAGATGCCGTCGTTCACTGCGTCGGTGTACGTGGTTTGAGATGGTTGTTGAGCGGAAACAGAGGCACCATTCACATAAGTTGCACTGTCACTTGGAGTCAAGGCTGTGATGGCTGCTGGAAGAGATTTCCCTGATGTTGCGCTCTCGAAGCGGTAAGTAGCTTGATACTTGTTAGCTTCAAACTTCCACTTACCTGTGAAAGTCAAATCAGATTTTTTCACAATCTTACTTTTGGCATCGTAACCAACGAAAGTCCAGGTACCATCGTTCATATCATCTTTGTAAGTCGTTTTAGTCAACTCTTCTGGTACAACTTTTTGCATGTTGTAATAGCTTGAGCTGTCTTTTGGTGCTTTCTTCTGGATAAATTCAGGCAAATCAACACCAGATGTAACACTTACAAAAGTATAGCTTACATGATGCGGTCTAGGCGTCACTTCCCAGATACCCGTAAATGTCACGCGCTTGCCATTATAGGTCGCATTCTTCTGATCATAACCTTTGAAGGTCCAGACATAATCTTTTTCTTCGTCGACTACTGATTCTTTAGCAGGTTGTTTGGCTATAATGATGTCACCAACCTTATAAGAAGCCTCATCATTTGGAAGCATTCCCAAAATACTTTGTGGCAATGGAACACCTGCTTTAGATGATTTGAATACATATTCTGGATTTGGAGTAGGCACCCAGCTTCCAAGGAAAGTCTGTCTGCCTTTTCCTACAACAATTTTTTCTTTATCGTATCCTGCAAATGTCCAAGTCACTTTATTCGCTGTATCAACATAAGTCGTTTCACTTGGTTGTTCAGCCAGAATTTCCTTAGGATATAACTTGTAATCATAAGGATTTTTCGGAGTCAACTTGGTGATATGATCTGGTAGTGCGAAAGCAGGATTAGTTGATTGGAACTGATAATCTATACCATTTGGCGTAAAGCTCCAAGCTCCTGTGATGGTCTTCACTTTCGTACCTGCAATGGCTTTTCCGTATTTATCCGCATCAAAACCATGGAAGGTCCATGTACCTGTCGGAACAGTTACTGTGGTGGTGTCAAGTTTGCTTGCATCTTTGTAATCATCAGCTCGTGCAACGAAATCAGTGCCAGCTGGAAGCATGTCGCGAATCTTATTTGGAAGAGGATACGCAGGAGTCGAGTTAGTAAATTTATACTCCACTCTATAGATCGTATCAGACTGATTGGTAGGAACCAAAATCCATTTCCCTCTAAAGATAACGTCTCCTGCCCCGACTGTTTTCACACGTGGAGAAATAGTCGTATTATCATCTTCATAGTAGTCATCAAATACCCAAGTCCCTCGGCCATCAGGATCCTCAAATCTTGTTTTAGACGGCATTTTAACGCGAGCTTTTTCACCCTTGACAAATTCTCTTTCGTAAGTGATTAAATTATACAAAGTTGATGGCGGATAGATCGTTTGACCAGAATCATCTTTTGAATCTGTATAGAAGTCATAATAAACACTACGCTTGGTCGGTTCAAAGACCCAGTGGAGTGTGTAAGTAGAGTCCTCATCATCAGATGGTTTTTCTATCTTCTCAGGAGCAATAAACTTCCATGTACCATCATTATCATCATCTGTGTATGTATAGAAACTTTCAATGACATATCTAACATTATCAGAATAATCTTTCGGAGATGTCGTGATAGAAGCTGGAATTTGCGCCTTCAGATCATTCGGAATAGCCTTCCCTGGGGTATCACTGACAAAGTCAAAGGAAACAGTCTTATCTCTGTGTGGTGTGAAGGACCATTTACCTGTAAAGAGAACTTTATCTTGATTAACTACCTTGCTATTAGCGTCATAGCCATTAAATTTCCAAGTACCCTCGTTATCAAAGTCCATGTAGGTCGTCTCACGTGGATATTCCACATATACAGTATCGCCATTATCGTAAGTATTTGTATTACTTGGCGTCAAGGCCTTAACTGCAGCTGGTAGAGATCGACTAGGATCTGAGCTAACAAACTCATAGTTTTCTGAGTACTTATCCGCTACAAAAGTCCAAGTACCTGTAAACTTAAGGTTCCATCCTTTATGATCCCACTCACTTACTGGTTTTTCAGTAAAATCGTAGCCTGTAAAGGTCCAGGTACCCTTGTTAACTGCATCATAGTAGGACTCTTGAGTCGGTCTAACAGACTGAACCATCTCACCTTTCGGGTATTGCTTTCTCTTTGCATACTCCCATTCAGGCATATCTACCGGCTTCAGATTATTGATCTCAGCAGGTAGTGCTTTGCCAGCCGTTCCACTGAGAAACTCATAAGTCGGTTTCCGAGGAACCCCTTTAAATACAAACTCCAATGGTATTGTAACTTTTGGTATTTCCCCATATGTAGCCGCCCGCTCTAGTTCACGACTGAAGGTTAAATCTACTACATCTTCCTCAAAGGTCCAATTTCCTTCATTTTCCGCATCATAAAAGGGTTTGTAGACACCTTGAACTTCATCGTAGCGAAGCAAGGCTGCTACCGTATCCCGTATATCTTTAGGTAAATGCTCATCACGTTTATCAAACTGATTGAGAGAAAGCTTGTAATCGTATAGCTTACTTTCTAGATCTTTTATCTCCTTAGGAAGAGGTAATTTATATTCGTCACGTGAGGTCTTAGGACTACTTGGTAAATGATAAAAATTCTCAAAATCGTGTTGGTTCATAGGCTTGTAGGATACAGTGACATCCTCAAAGTATTTCCAAGTTCCTACGAACTCTACATCGCCATTGTTTGCCACTTTACTTGGAGCATCAAAGCCAGTCAAAGCCCAATAGCCTTTTCGGTTAGGATATTCTTCTGAAGTATAAAAAACATAGTGAAATTCTTGTGCTTTTACTACTTCACCCTCAGCAAATCTTCTTTTATCTTCTGGACTCCAATTTGCAACATAAGATGGCGGAGTTGTTCCTGGTGAACCATTAACCGCTCTATAGGTAGCCTTGTATGGTGTCGGTGTGAATTCCCACTTACCTGTAAAGAAGACATCATCTTTGTCAATCACCTGACTATCATAGTCATAGCCCTTAAAGGTCCATCTACCACTTCCATCATTCTCTACATAAGTTGTTTCAGTTGGCTGGATGGCCTTTACTTTATCGCCCTTTTTGTAGATTTTTGTGTCTTCTGGCTTCAAGTAGTTCAGAGTAAGCGGAGTTGTTTTTCCTGGTGTAGCACTTTCAAACTCATAAAGTGCTGAGCGAGGAGTTTTATCCTTGTCTGGGATGAACTTCGGATTTTTATCACGAAGACCAGAATTGACAAAGTTCACGAGATTGCGATAAATTTTATCAATTTCTTCTTGCTTTGTCGCAGTTTGAAGCACGCTATCAGCAGCTGCCATCACGCCGTTCAAGATTTCTAGACTATCGTCTGTCTTACTTGAAAAGTCCTTGCTACGCAACTCTTTGAGGTAGTTTTCCAAAGCGCTCTTATTGAGACTAGCATTTGCTGACGCTGGTTGAGCAGTGATTGCAGCTGGCTGGCTTGTGCCTGTAGCTGGCTGAGCATTTTTAAAAGCAGTCGAATCTGTTGCTTGACTTGTCTCTGTCGCAGCAGGTGCAGCAGACTTCAAAGCAACTTGGCTTTCTTTCTGAGGCTCTGCTTGCTCTATTGTAGAAGAGCCCACCGAGACC
Above is a window of Streptococcus oralis subsp. dentisani DNA encoding:
- a CDS encoding SHIRT domain-containing protein, whose translation is MFFQDRKIKYSIRKLSVATVSLAIGFLFAPAALGAAQVTQADELATTEQVENKAENQVSVGSSTIEQAEPQKESQVALKSAAPAATETSQATDSTAFKNAQPATGTSQPAAITAQPASANASLNKSALENYLKELRSKDFSSKTDDSLEILNGVMAAADSVLQTATKQEEIDKIYRNLVNFVNSGLRDKNPKFIPDKDKTPRSALYEFESATPGKTTPLTLNYLKPEDTKIYKKGDKVKAIQPTETTYVENDGSGRWTFKGYDYDSQVIDKDDVFFTGKWEFTPTPYKATYRAVNGSPGTTPPSYVANWSPEDKRRFAEGEVVKAQEFHYVFYTSEEYPNRKGYWALTGFDAPSKVANNGDVEFVGTWKYFEDVTVSYKPMNQHDFENFYHLPSSPKTSRDEYKLPLPKEIKDLESKLYDYKLSLNQFDKRDEHLPKDIRDTVAALLRYDEVQGVYKPFYDAENEGNWTFEEDVVDLTFSRELERAATYGEIPKVTIPLEFVFKGVPRKPTYEFLSGTAGKALPAEINNLKPVDMPEWEYAKRKQYPKGEMVQSVRPTQESYYDAVNKGTWTFTGYDFTEKPVSEWDHKGWNLKFTGTWTFVADKYSENYEFVSSDPSRSLPAAVKALTPSNTNTYDNGDTVYVEYPRETTYMDFDNEGTWKFNGYDANSKVVNQDKVLFTGKWSFTPHRDKTVSFDFVSDTPGKAIPNDLKAQIPASITTSPKDYSDNVRYVIESFYTYTDDDNDGTWKFIAPEKIEKPSDDEDSTYTLHWVFEPTKRSVYYDFYTDSKDDSGQTIYPPSTLYNLITYEREFVKGEKARVKMPSKTRFEDPDGRGTWVFDDYYEDDNTTISPRVKTVGAGDVIFRGKWILVPTNQSDTIYRVEYKFTNSTPAYPLPNKIRDMLPAGTDFVARADDYKDASKLDTTTVTVPTGTWTFHGFDADKYGKAIAGTKVKTITGAWSFTPNGIDYQFQSTNPAFALPDHITKLTPKNPYDYKLYPKEILAEQPSETTYVDTANKVTWTFAGYDKEKIVVGKGRQTFLGSWVPTPNPEYVFKSSKAGVPLPQSILGMLPNDEASYKVGDIIIAKQPAKESVVDEEKDYVWTFKGYDQKNATYNGKRVTFTGIWEVTPRPHHVSYTFVSVTSGVDLPEFIQKKAPKDSSSYYNMQKVVPEELTKTTYKDDMNDGTWTFVGYDAKSKIVKKSDLTFTGKWKFEANKYQATYRFESATSGKSLPAAITALTPSDSATYVNGASVSAQQPSQTTYTDAVNDGIWTFKGYDAASAVVNKANVEFVGKWAFEANKYQASYRFESETAGQALPAAIAALTPSDSATYVNGASVSAQQPSQTTYTDAVNDGTWTFKGYDAANAVVNKANVEFVGKWSFEANKYQATYRFESETAGKALPAAIAALAPSDSATYVNGASVSAQQPSQTTYTDAVNDGIWTFKGYDAANAVVNKANVEFVGTWAFEANKYQAAYRFESATAGKTLPAAIAALTPSDSARYVNGASVSAQQPSQTTYTDTVNDGTWTFKGYDAASAVVNKSDVEFVGKWFFEANKYQATYSFASATSGKQLPAGIATLLPSDSATYVNGASVSAQQPSQTTYTDSVNDGTWTFKGYDAASAVVNKANVSFVGNWTFEANKYQATYRFESETAGKQLPAGIATLLPSDSATYVNGASVSAEQPAQTTYTDSVNDGTWTFKGYDADNAVVNKANVSFVGKWEFVANKYQTTYRFESATAGKQLPAGIATLLPSDGATYVNGDSVSAQQPAQTTYTDTVNDGTWTFKGYDVTSVVVNKANVEFVGKWEFVANKYQATYSFASATSGKALPAGITALTPSDSATYVNGDSVSAQQPAQTTYTDPVNDGTWTFKGYDAANAVVNKADIAFLGKWEFKANPTNAETYTPQVTEETIKVGQTPDLTDNVTNLSSLPSGTKVVDITPAGQIDTTKPGTYTGKVRVDYPDGSSTEVPVPVTVLPAPVTETYTVTYRFESATADNNLPAEVLSLLPQSGTYTTSSSAAIAFVPEAPMPVEVAVANGTWIFLGYQEVEEGANLTFIGKWTFEAKQAPSPQPQPQPQPEPAPQPEPAPQPQPQPNPVPPVNPGGEQGADNNQANRLQPRKPEENPPAQSPAGEKAKQATLPNTGSTAPLSLTGLMTSSLLAGLGALLLGRKRKDD